The Mycobacterium sp. 3519A genome contains a region encoding:
- a CDS encoding thiolase family protein — protein sequence MTDAFILGGIRTPFGRYGGSLSHIRTDDLLGMTMRGVCERVGMPLEQVEDIVAGCVNTAHEGMGDVARWAALAAGFPDSVAGATINRFCGSSVSATVNISHAIMAGDLNVGIACGVESMSRSGWAYVKGDAAFSPRGPVFLLDTMWAGAGGPPNPKLLARNAYISMIETAQNVADRYELTREEIDAFALRSQQRAAAARDSGRLAKEIMPVPIPATKTTPARVFQHDEFIRDDTTAERLAALPAQTGTTQMTAGNSSPLTDGASAVIVASGEKATELGIEPLARVVSSAVYALDPLIMGLGPAWAMPLALKRAGITPEQVDVWEVHEAFSAQALGVLRELSNQLDGFTVPDDKLTPNGGAVATGHPFGASGTRYVLTLATELRERNARYGVIGVCIGSGQGIALVLENPQGG from the coding sequence ATGACAGACGCGTTCATTCTCGGCGGAATACGCACACCGTTCGGACGCTACGGCGGCTCGCTGTCCCATATCCGGACCGACGATTTGCTCGGTATGACCATGCGGGGTGTGTGCGAACGCGTCGGAATGCCGCTAGAGCAGGTGGAGGACATCGTCGCCGGCTGTGTGAACACCGCCCACGAAGGGATGGGCGATGTCGCCAGGTGGGCCGCTCTGGCCGCCGGCTTCCCCGACAGTGTCGCGGGCGCCACGATCAATCGGTTTTGCGGCTCGTCCGTCAGCGCGACGGTCAACATCAGCCACGCGATCATGGCCGGCGATCTGAATGTGGGCATCGCCTGCGGCGTCGAATCGATGTCCCGGTCCGGCTGGGCCTACGTGAAGGGCGACGCCGCGTTCTCCCCACGCGGTCCCGTCTTTCTGCTCGACACCATGTGGGCCGGAGCTGGCGGCCCTCCGAACCCGAAGTTGTTGGCGCGCAACGCGTACATCTCGATGATCGAGACCGCGCAGAACGTGGCCGACCGATATGAGCTGACCCGCGAGGAGATCGACGCGTTCGCACTGCGGTCCCAGCAACGGGCGGCGGCGGCCCGCGATTCGGGCCGGCTGGCGAAAGAGATCATGCCGGTGCCGATCCCGGCAACCAAGACCACCCCGGCGCGGGTGTTCCAGCATGACGAGTTCATTCGCGATGACACCACAGCCGAGCGGTTGGCTGCGCTGCCTGCGCAGACCGGCACCACCCAGATGACCGCGGGCAACTCGTCGCCTCTCACCGACGGGGCCAGTGCGGTCATCGTCGCCTCGGGAGAGAAAGCCACCGAACTCGGCATCGAACCGTTGGCCAGGGTGGTGTCGTCGGCGGTCTACGCCCTCGATCCGCTGATCATGGGTCTCGGGCCGGCATGGGCAATGCCATTGGCACTCAAACGCGCCGGGATCACCCCCGAACAGGTCGACGTCTGGGAAGTACACGAGGCGTTCAGCGCCCAAGCGCTGGGTGTGCTGCGGGAACTGTCCAATCAACTGGACGGGTTCACCGTTCCAGACGACAAGCTGACTCCCAACGGAGGAGCGGTCGCCACCGGACATCCGTTCGGCGCCTCAGGCACTCGGTACGTGCTCACCCTGGCCACCGAGTTGCGTGAACGCAACGCGCGGTACGGGGTGATCGGCGTCTGCATCGGCTCAGGTCAAGGCATCGCGCTCGTGCTGGAGAACCCACAGGGAGGCTGA
- a CDS encoding acetolactate synthase large subunit, translating to MDEQSRTTADLIVECLENEGVTHVFGIPGEENIRLVDALSRSSIEYVLTRHEQGASFMAEVYGRLTGRAGVCSATLGPGAINLLLGVADATTNSTPLVAVSAQVGMRRSYKESHQGVDLVSMFTPATKWSALVATPPAVPEMIRKAFKLAQTERPGAVYLAVPEDVEDAAYPDDSRPLPVNVPRPDDPSAAQLQRASEILRNARNPILLAGHGAARGEASQAVRRFAEALDIPVATTFHGKGVMPDDHPLALGAVGFMRHDYVNFGFDQADVIVAVGYELQEFDPVRINPSGDTRIIHIHRFPAEVDAHYDVAVGLHADIGRTLDALAELLTREPPSSPGHEMIRELLAGELERGRADDRFPMAPARIVADTRTALRRNDIVLVDTGALKMWMARLYPTYEPNTCLISNGLSTMAWTVPGAIAAKIARPDAKVLVATGDGAFLMNSQEIETALRLRTPMVILIWEDNAYGLISWKMDLEIGHNVDTRFKNPDFVAYAESFGAKGYRITAAEQLLPTLREALADDTVSVIACPVDYSANSALIASLGELDESLS from the coding sequence ATGGACGAACAAAGTCGCACGACCGCCGATCTCATTGTCGAATGCCTGGAGAACGAGGGCGTGACACACGTCTTCGGCATCCCGGGTGAGGAGAACATCCGGTTGGTCGACGCTCTGTCGAGGTCGTCCATCGAGTATGTGCTGACCCGACACGAGCAAGGTGCCTCGTTCATGGCGGAGGTCTACGGCAGATTGACCGGCCGCGCCGGTGTCTGCTCAGCCACCCTCGGCCCTGGGGCAATCAATCTCTTACTCGGTGTCGCAGATGCAACAACGAATTCGACTCCGCTAGTTGCTGTTTCGGCCCAGGTAGGGATGCGTCGCAGCTATAAGGAATCCCACCAGGGGGTTGACCTCGTCTCGATGTTCACACCCGCGACCAAGTGGTCGGCGCTTGTCGCGACACCGCCAGCAGTCCCGGAGATGATCCGCAAAGCATTCAAGCTGGCCCAGACCGAGCGCCCTGGGGCGGTCTACCTCGCAGTCCCCGAGGACGTCGAAGACGCCGCCTACCCGGACGACTCCCGGCCGTTGCCTGTGAACGTCCCCCGACCGGACGACCCCTCGGCCGCCCAGCTGCAGCGTGCTTCGGAAATTCTTCGCAACGCGCGCAATCCCATCCTGCTCGCAGGGCATGGGGCTGCTCGCGGTGAAGCTTCACAGGCCGTGCGCCGGTTTGCTGAAGCCCTCGATATCCCGGTTGCCACAACGTTTCACGGCAAGGGCGTGATGCCTGACGACCATCCGCTCGCGCTTGGTGCGGTCGGTTTCATGCGCCATGACTACGTCAACTTCGGCTTCGACCAGGCCGATGTCATCGTGGCCGTAGGCTACGAATTGCAGGAATTCGATCCGGTCCGGATCAATCCCTCCGGGGACACCAGGATCATCCACATTCACCGCTTCCCCGCCGAAGTGGATGCCCACTACGACGTCGCGGTCGGCTTGCACGCCGACATCGGCCGGACCCTCGATGCGCTGGCAGAACTATTGACTCGCGAGCCGCCGTCCTCACCAGGGCACGAGATGATCCGCGAGTTGCTCGCCGGCGAACTCGAACGAGGCCGCGCCGACGACAGGTTCCCGATGGCCCCGGCCCGCATTGTCGCGGACACCCGAACAGCCTTGCGACGCAACGACATCGTCCTCGTGGACACCGGTGCCCTGAAGATGTGGATGGCACGGCTGTACCCCACCTACGAGCCGAACACCTGCCTGATCTCCAATGGGCTCTCGACCATGGCCTGGACAGTGCCTGGAGCGATCGCGGCGAAGATCGCCCGGCCGGACGCGAAGGTGCTCGTCGCCACTGGCGACGGAGCGTTTCTGATGAACTCCCAGGAGATCGAGACGGCCCTACGGCTGAGAACACCGATGGTGATCCTGATCTGGGAGGACAACGCCTATGGCCTGATCAGCTGGAAGATGGATCTCGAGATAGGCCACAACGTCGATACCCGCTTCAAGAATCCGGACTTCGTCGCCTATGCGGAGAGCTTCGGCGCGAAGGGCTACCGAATCACGGCGGCCGAGCAACTGTTACCGACCCTGCGCGAAGCACTCGCCGACGACACGGTCAGTGTCATTGCCTGCCCGGTCGACTACTCGGCGAACAGCGCGCTGATCGCCTCGCTGGGCGAGTTGGACGAGTCGTTGTCGTGA
- a CDS encoding putative quinol monooxygenase produces MTVIVTLELQFKPESVAAARDVMGQALQVTRGFDGNSRTDVLVDEDDEAHWLIYEIWDTVEHDEAYRSFRAGDGRITDLPPLLAEPPVKKRYVISDV; encoded by the coding sequence ATGACGGTCATCGTGACACTCGAACTGCAATTCAAGCCTGAGTCGGTCGCGGCTGCGCGTGACGTCATGGGTCAGGCGCTTCAAGTCACCCGCGGGTTCGACGGAAATAGTCGAACCGACGTCCTTGTCGATGAGGACGATGAGGCGCACTGGCTCATCTACGAGATCTGGGACACCGTCGAGCACGACGAGGCTTACCGCAGCTTTCGGGCCGGCGATGGCCGAATCACCGACCTGCCTCCCTTGCTCGCGGAGCCTCCCGTCAAGAAGCGATACGTCATCAGCGACGTCTGA
- a CDS encoding DUF5995 family protein — protein sequence MGLGSVADVLARMRVIDSQAPAGDGVAVFNRVYLRVTEMIAERLASGGVFHDDAFITDLDVRFADYWFEAYDAPGAKPKAWAPLFAARANPGLLPIQFALAGMNAHIEHDLALAVVTTCAARRLTPESAGVQQDFDKVNELLASVEAEIRRSFLTDVEQSIDDHLGPIAHLVTSWNIEKARDFAWLSAQTLWELRRTRYLFDAYAATLARTVGMGSRLLLTSLN from the coding sequence ATGGGGTTGGGTTCCGTGGCAGATGTGCTCGCACGAATGCGTGTCATTGATTCGCAGGCGCCCGCGGGTGACGGCGTCGCCGTGTTCAATCGGGTCTATCTTCGGGTCACCGAAATGATCGCGGAGCGCTTGGCCTCCGGCGGTGTGTTCCACGACGACGCCTTCATCACCGATCTCGACGTGCGATTCGCCGATTACTGGTTCGAGGCTTACGACGCCCCCGGCGCGAAACCGAAGGCGTGGGCGCCGTTGTTCGCCGCACGTGCGAATCCCGGTTTATTGCCGATTCAATTCGCACTCGCAGGCATGAACGCGCACATTGAGCACGATCTGGCGCTCGCTGTGGTCACCACGTGCGCTGCGCGTCGGCTTACGCCCGAAAGCGCAGGTGTTCAGCAGGATTTCGACAAGGTCAACGAACTGCTCGCCAGCGTGGAGGCGGAGATCCGTCGGTCGTTTCTCACCGACGTCGAACAGTCCATCGACGACCACCTGGGACCGATCGCTCACTTGGTCACGTCGTGGAACATCGAAAAGGCACGCGACTTCGCCTGGTTGAGCGCGCAGACGCTGTGGGAGTTGCGCCGGACCCGCTACTTGTTCGACGCCTACGCCGCAACCCTGGCCCGCACCGTCGGAATGGGATCGCGGCTATTGCTGACCTCGCTCAACTAG
- a CDS encoding FdhF/YdeP family oxidoreductase has translation MGVENPKVKPPKKSAAGVPAVMHALEYSLEQTSLVRTTLNLLSINQADGIDCPGCAWPEPEAGKRHRNEYCENGAKHINDEATTRRITREFFREHSISELATKSDMWLNKQGRLTEPMVKRPGSDHYEPIDWDGAFDVMATELRGLDSPDEALFYTSGRLSNEAAFLLQLFARAYGTNNLPDCSNMCHESSGAGLSETLGIGKGSVSLEDLETADLVLAVGLNPGTNMPRMLSALEETKRNGGHVIAVNPLPEAGLIRFKNPQKARGILGRGTAIADQFLHIKPCGDLALFQAINALLLKAEDDAPGMVLDSDFIDTHTTGFAEFAAHARQISWPDVLDATGLSQQEIQQVVDRVLASSKVIVCWAMGVTQQKHGVATVREIVNFLMLRGNLGRPGAGVCPVRGHSNVQGDRTMGIWEKMPQSFLDALEREFGFAPPTHHGLDAVDSIRAMRDGRAKVFVGFAGNFVRATPDSELTERAMRNCRLTVHISTKLNMSHAVCGDTALILPTLGRSDRDAQATGEQFITVEDSMSIVHQSRGRLTPASEHLLSEVAIVCRLARRTLGDTHEIGWEKFESDYDMIRDAISRVVPDFEDFNERVRRPGGFRLPNPVNEHRFNTASGRAQFTCNTFDRIQVPAGHLVLQTMRSHDQWNTVPYAPNDRYRGIKNGRRIVLINPADIEELGLVDRQMVDLVSTWDDGVERRAENFRVVAYPAARGSAASYYPETNVLVPLDSVADISNTPTSKGVFVRFEPAS, from the coding sequence ATGGGCGTCGAGAACCCGAAGGTCAAGCCGCCCAAGAAGTCAGCAGCCGGAGTGCCTGCGGTCATGCACGCGCTGGAGTACTCGCTGGAGCAGACTTCGCTGGTGCGGACGACGCTCAACCTGCTGAGCATCAATCAGGCTGACGGCATCGACTGCCCGGGCTGTGCATGGCCGGAGCCTGAGGCCGGTAAGCGGCACCGCAACGAGTACTGCGAGAACGGCGCCAAACACATCAACGACGAGGCGACCACCCGCCGGATAACCCGAGAGTTCTTCCGCGAGCACTCGATCTCCGAACTGGCCACGAAGTCGGACATGTGGCTCAACAAACAGGGCCGGTTGACCGAGCCGATGGTGAAGCGGCCCGGATCCGACCACTACGAGCCGATCGACTGGGACGGTGCCTTCGACGTTATGGCCACCGAGTTGCGCGGGCTGGATTCACCCGACGAGGCGCTGTTCTACACCTCGGGCAGGCTCAGCAACGAGGCGGCGTTTCTGCTGCAACTGTTCGCACGGGCGTACGGCACCAACAATCTGCCCGACTGTTCGAACATGTGCCACGAATCCAGCGGCGCCGGACTGAGTGAGACGCTGGGAATCGGCAAGGGCAGTGTGAGCCTCGAGGACCTCGAAACCGCCGACCTGGTGCTGGCGGTGGGACTCAACCCGGGGACCAACATGCCTCGGATGCTGTCGGCGCTGGAAGAAACCAAACGCAACGGCGGACACGTGATCGCGGTGAACCCGTTGCCCGAAGCGGGACTGATCCGGTTCAAGAATCCGCAGAAGGCCAGGGGAATCCTGGGCCGCGGCACCGCGATCGCCGATCAGTTCCTGCACATCAAGCCGTGTGGCGACCTGGCGCTGTTTCAGGCCATCAACGCGCTGCTGTTGAAGGCCGAAGACGACGCGCCGGGAATGGTGCTGGATTCCGATTTCATCGACACCCACACCACGGGTTTCGCGGAGTTCGCCGCCCACGCACGACAGATCTCCTGGCCGGATGTGCTTGACGCGACCGGTCTTTCGCAGCAGGAGATCCAGCAGGTCGTCGATCGGGTGCTCGCCAGCTCGAAGGTCATCGTGTGCTGGGCGATGGGCGTCACCCAGCAGAAGCACGGTGTGGCGACCGTGCGCGAGATCGTGAACTTCCTAATGCTGCGCGGAAACCTGGGCCGCCCGGGCGCGGGGGTGTGCCCGGTTCGCGGTCACAGCAACGTCCAGGGCGACCGCACGATGGGCATCTGGGAAAAGATGCCTCAGTCGTTCCTCGATGCGCTCGAGCGGGAGTTCGGCTTCGCTCCCCCGACGCACCACGGCCTCGACGCGGTGGACTCGATCAGGGCCATGCGCGACGGCCGGGCCAAGGTGTTCGTCGGCTTCGCAGGCAATTTCGTGCGCGCGACCCCTGACAGCGAGTTGACCGAACGCGCGATGCGCAATTGCCGGCTGACGGTGCACATCTCGACGAAGCTGAACATGTCGCATGCCGTGTGCGGTGACACGGCGCTGATCCTGCCCACCCTCGGCCGCAGCGACCGCGATGCCCAGGCGACGGGCGAGCAGTTCATCACGGTCGAAGACTCGATGAGCATCGTGCACCAGTCCCGCGGCAGGCTCACCCCCGCGTCCGAGCACCTCCTCAGCGAGGTGGCGATCGTCTGCCGACTGGCCCGCCGCACCCTGGGAGACACCCACGAAATCGGCTGGGAGAAGTTCGAATCCGACTACGACATGATCCGCGACGCGATCTCACGCGTGGTGCCCGATTTCGAGGACTTCAACGAGCGGGTGCGCCGGCCAGGTGGGTTCCGGCTGCCGAACCCGGTCAACGAGCACCGATTCAACACGGCGTCGGGCAGGGCGCAGTTCACCTGCAATACGTTCGACCGGATCCAGGTTCCGGCAGGGCATCTGGTGTTGCAGACGATGCGCAGCCACGACCAGTGGAACACCGTGCCGTACGCACCGAACGACCGGTACCGCGGCATCAAGAACGGTCGCCGCATCGTGCTGATCAACCCCGCCGACATCGAGGAACTCGGGTTGGTCGACCGGCAGATGGTCGACCTGGTGAGCACCTGGGACGACGGTGTCGAACGGCGAGCCGAGAACTTCCGGGTGGTCGCCTATCCCGCAGCGCGTGGTTCGGCGGCGTCGTACTACCCGGAAACCAATGTGCTGGTACCGCTGGACAGCGTCGCCGACATCAGCAACACCCCCACCTCCAAGGGCGTGTTCGTTCGCTTCGAGCCTGCTAGTTGA